CTGTAGGTATTGGGTTGTTTGCAGAAGTTATGAGGGTGTCCAGCACCGCTTGTACTTGCTTCAGTCTGATGTAGTGTCCTTCATTGACTTTTCTTGGCGAGGTACCTGCAGGGAGAAGCTCATTAACGTCACGCTGGAAGCTAGCGGCTTTGAGTCCCGTTCACAGATGCCATTTTACCTGGGCTTTAAAAAGGTGTGACCACGAGTTAAAATCCCAATTCCATGTAAACATTAAAGTGCTCACACTTTTTAATCCAATAcgccattttaaataaaactcagAGAAcgtttcctcaacatttgctgctctctggtctgtttgcgtGCTGGAAAAAAGGTCCGGCGTTTGGACGCAGGCCTGGCTCTGTAAACGGGGTACAAAATAAATGTCTCTTAAGATTTCTACAGCATTCTCTCACTGCTTTGCTCATTCAGCATCAAATcatatcaaatttatttgtattttcagcagcctcctgaatttggagtcggttccacattaaaaaaaaaaaagagtctgGAAGCGTTTAAACAACTGAGAGATCTCAGGATGTTGCTCTATCCCTGCGCCGTAGTCCGTAGTGACACTGACtaacatttttgctgtttcagatgccTTACttaatttgatgtgaaaccGATTCCAAATTCAGGATGCTGCTGACGTTGCGTAccctttcctaccctccttcaacaggtacacagtgcagtttctgcagttctaaGCCccgagtagcaatgacagaggctctactcTATCTAGTgcagatcagtggagcatcacaatgattttgaagctgtaaaaacaggtaaaaatattatgtagtgatCTTTTAAAGTCTGAATTTGCCTAAAGGGGTTTTTAATGGTCACAGGTCGGTGGGGGAGGGGGCAATAGCCATTTAAAGCTTTCTCTTTCACCTCATGTCACTGTAAGATCAGATTTCAGTCAGGTTCTGTACACTTGCCTTTCCCAGTGTTTGTGATTGAGTCCTGAGAGGTCATCTAGCTTGGCGATCTCTCTTAGGTAATGAGAGAGCTTGAGAAGCTCCTTGTCTTTCTCTCGGTTCAAGTGCGCCTTCATAAACGGCCTAATCTGCGGAGATGAGGGAGGTGGAACATACGGTTTAACCAGGAGCATGGTACAGAGTTCCCTTATTAAAGAACATCTGGTATAACAGCATTTCTTAGTTAGTTCCCTGTGGCGAGAACTTACTTTGACTCTGAGACtaaaccaaacaaacaccaaaAGAGGTATCAAATGTTGTGTTAATATTCACTGTGAATTTGTGTCTCCTACCTTCAGTCCATTTTGTGGGTTCATGAGGAAGTTCCGTCCAATGTCATCAAACATGATGGTGTTCTTCCTGTTGTAAAACTCGCCATACTTTCCCCATATCACTCCAAGTGGTTTCACCTGAGAAGAGCACAGGTGAGTATCAAACAGACACATATCCAAGAGGCCACATCTCTACAGCAAGTTCCTACAGTTAGACGCATTACTGTTAACCATCCGCTGAAATGATGATGCGGTGGATGTACGTGAACGCTGAAGCATTTAAGCAAGACTAAAAGtctagttcagttcagtttaatgCACGTCCGAAGCTTTTAAGATGACGTAAAGTCATAAAATATGAATGACTTCACTGCTGTCTCATCACGGAGGTCAGTTATAATCAATAACTCTGATCCAGCGGTGAAGAGTAAGTCTAAGACAGTGGTTGCCAAACGTTTTCCGCAGTATTTCTGCTGTTACTTCAGCCATGTTTCACCAGATGGCGCTACAACACCATCTGTTAGTCCAGCCTTATTccacatagcgcttttccaccaaaaagaAAACGGAATGGAAggttccagttcgtgaactaaatgtGGAACCATTCGACGCGTTTAcaccaacaaaaaaaactgGTTCCCAGCTGAAACCAACGTAGACTTGGATCTTCAGGGCGAACCGTGGCTTCGTCTGTGGGCGTGTGTCGAGGtcgaggttcagtaactcaaagAGGTCAGAGCCTCACGCACAGCATCATCGCCCAGTGGAGTTGGACGGGGTCATTAACAAAGGtgtcatatgaataaataataggaaataaaacaggagcacgctctgtttgtgtgtgtttctggggctgtgtttgtctCTGCGTTAGTTACATTACTCCACAGTTAACAAGCTCAGCAGAACTCCTCTGAACAACAtttattatatctcacagagagaggaggaccgctgaatttgtcttatttcacgtcAGTGTgggtctttgcctgaaatatcgTAAAAGGGAAGCGGTGGGGAGACATTAGTGCGTTTATAAAACAGCATTAAACTTTatgtgttttaatttaaacCAGTTACATTTGTAATTCTTCAACAAAGTGTTAttggtctttgttctttggtggtggTAGATCGTCtagtattaatttttaaatgaaataaacaagaaaaacactgatgccgaTGTTGTGAACAATTAATGGACAAttctttgtgctccttttttcattgaTTATCTGCGCTCGATATTTTctgcacaacacactcacaataaaaaccacattgatatgaagcaccaccaaagcttctccagaccgtccaatgacaaggggatgTTTTATggggcatttcctgtttttgaaatgagagaaacacctctgtgagtTAATGGCtcgcctagtttctctttgctgttGTTAAAGTAAAAGAAAACCGTTCGTTTGGTGAAACACTGAGTGCTGGAGGACCATCGGGTTCTTCACTGTGTTGTGTAAATGTGAACCGCATGATTAACGATAAGTGTCATATGCATCACCTCCACGATCCCTCTCTTGGGTGTGTGTACTGTGATCATGGCGCCGCTGTCCAACATGAAGGTGATCTTGTAGTTGGGGTTGTCTGTCACACCCAGCTCCTAAAccacaaacagagacagagacacagtcaGGAAAACAACTGACATTCAGAACCAAGGCCTCAGAACAACGTTCAGGAACAAACTTCTAGTGGGACATACTTTCATTTTGGCGTCAATCCACTTCATGCTGGTTGCGGCTGAAAAGGAAGCACAGAGGATTAGTTCAAAGTGTTTGGCGCAGGTTGTATCCACTGATGTCACAGACCgtgaataagagcatgtgataTTAGTGTTATAGCCTGcatctctcctctttctcttatTGATTACGGTACTatacaccattcattcattatctgtagcccttatccaattcagggtcacggtgggtccggagcctacctggaatcattgggcgcaaggcaggaacacaccctggagggggcgccagtccttcacagggcgacacacactcacacattcactatagCGCTATACCAGCGggacattttaaaatcctggtgTGGATCCTGGATGTGAAATACAGATCTCTGCTGTTTACAACATGGTGGTTTAGAGGAAACTGGGAAGGGGGGCGGGGTCAGTGACTCACACCAGATGACGATATCGTAGTCCTCATAAGCAGAGGTGAGGAACTCGTGGAGGAAGGGTCGCATGAGCTCCTGCCCAGTCTCTGCACACGACTTGTGATCTATGAAGAAATAAATCAGTTTATTGTAAAAAGataatatattcattatattcaaataatttaaaGGAAACATCTGACGTGCAGAATGTCGTTAGCATCAAGTTCACAGAATGCtaattgtgttttatatataatttacagtCATTActagcaaataaataataaatattagagGCTCATACCACAACATGTAGCACCACGCAAACTTAATGACTCACTTaatacacacttttttttccttcttttataAAGTTATTACTCttcttctttggacagtgacaatctacattcattcagtgtctgaTGATTCAGGTTTGCAGTGTGCGCAATATTTAATGGTGGAAAATAAGCCTCCACTACTCAGTAACGTCATAGGAGTCCCACTTCTAACTAAAACATTCAtgagtgtgttttttgttgtgtttattgtgtctCACCAAACAGTGTGTAATCAACATCTAGCACCAGTAACTTCTTCCCTTCCCTTGGTGGGTTTAACTCCTCCACTTTGTAGTCTTTGATGCGGCGTGCGATCTTAGCCAGGTTCTCCTCTCTGAAAGAAACGTGACAAAGAAAGGAATGGATCAGGGTTTTTCAGGTGAATACACACCATTTCAATGcctaggagcactttgtagttctacaattacagactgtactccatctgtttctctgcatactttgttacccccctttccccctgttcctcagcgctcagggcagagcaggtgtgatgtggtggtggatcattctcagcgctgcagtgacactgacgtggtggtggtgtgttagtgtgtgttgtgctggtgtagagtggatcagacacagcagtgctgctggagtttttaaaccctgtgtccactctctgtccactctgtgagacactcctccctcgttggtccaccttgtagatgtagagtcagagacagtagctcatctgtcgctgcacagtgtgtgtcgctcgtcctctagtccttcttcagtgacacaggacgctgtcggttggatgtttttggtcggtggactgttctcggtccagacactgaggggtttaaaaactccagcagtcactgctgtgtctgatccacttgtatgtCACTGTAGAACTACGAAGTACACTCGTGTGGTCAAGGAGGTGATTTTAATTTCACGGCTGATCAGTGTCTTGACTGTAACTGACCTGTTCTCGACTTCGATCACCTCCTCTTCGATATCAAAGTCATTGACCACATCGTCGTTTTCAGGAGGTGGGGCCAGGACATCTTCCTTCAGGTAAAGATCAGAACCAGAAACTACTACTCAGATCACTTTATAACcttctaaaaacacacaagcacacgcAGAAACAGCCACTAGAACATGATACAGGCATGTGTACAGACGTCTGAAAACTGGCTTAATCTGATGATATTGGAGTGTGAACGGTACACGACCATATCTTTAATAACTGTGTCCTACCAGGCTTTCCTCTCTGCTGCCCATCATCATGATCTTGGTGTTTGGCTTGAGTTTCAAGGTTCCCAGCTTTGTGTCATCATCTGCTGGTTTACCTGCAACAATGAAGCCCTATGAAAACAGCCAGCATTACAAAGCAAAATGACTGGAATGGTAGGTAGTGCTGCGAGAATatgcatattgtcactgtccagtgaaaacCTCCAGGAGAAGCATGGTTCTCGTTGGACAGCGACGACATGTCCGTTCTGACTTTTCAGATCTTCTCAGACTATGGCATGTGCGCTTTTACCTTTCACCTTGAGGCCGAGCAGCTTCTGCCGTTCGGGGAGAACCCCTGTGAGGGATTTGATGGACTGCttcaggtccagcactgtgtcCTCCTCAGACAGGGAGCTGATGGAGTATTCCTGCCCGCCCCACTTAATGATGACTGACACGGACATGCTACGGCAAAACCTGAGGGATTCAGGTGTTATTTCAGTGGGAGTCAACTTCTCCGCAGTTCCACATCATTCACTGCTGAACTGGTGGTAACAGGATTCAGAAAAGAAGCTTGAGTCTGAGGGAGATTGCTATTATGAGAATACAACACCtacctgttatttatttatttatttatttatatttttgatcGATCCCTTCAGATCAGAGCTGCAAATATTGGTAGGACTCTCAGCAGACGGATATTAGAACCACATCTgaaacatattcacacacaaaacaaaatagaTCAgtacaaaatgttttaaaaagggaaacccacgcagacacagggagaacacaccacactcctcacagtcagtcacccggaggaaacccacgcagacacagagagaacacaccacactcctcacagacagtcacccggaggaaacccacgcagacacagggagaacacaccacactcctcacagtcagtcacccggaggaaacccacgcagacacagggagaacacaccacactcctcacagacagtcacccagaggaaacccacgcagacacagggagaacacaccacactcctcacagacagtcacccggaggaaacccacacagacacagagagaacacaccacactcctcacagacagtcaccctttCACATCATTCACAATGATGCTTCAAATGTGAgatgaaaaatgaattaaaaccttaataataacaacaacaattttAGAAACAGTTTAACAGCTACATGTTAAAGTGAATTGTACAGTGAACTAGgacagaaaacaacaacaatgttgaAATGAAAGCCCCCTCAAAACCCCACAAGTTGACGTGATTGGTTCCtgaggtttatgatgtaagaaaccctggctgtctgaactGACCAGTTTGAGACTGTCTTTGGAAAACTGCGGTTTCTAAAGGAGAATATTCAGGGATAACCTTGACTACTTTTTTTCGCTCATGATACGTCTTCCACTCTGTGAACACCACCACAAAGACACCTTAGGATTGAACACTCGACAATGGAGGGGGGGTCTATAATGTTGCAGACAGGTTTGTGTTCGTGTTTGTAGGTTATTTATAAGAAAAGAAATGAGATGAGGTAGAGTCAGAAGCACCCTGTGTGTGGAGAATATACACCACCCCTTTATTTCTCATTGAGacatattttaattgtaaaatCTGGAGAGTGATACAGATAGCTCCATCCACCCATAACCTTTACTGAGAGCTAACAGTGTGATATGAGCACGGTGTACGCGCATTGAGGGCGACAATGCTGCTCTGATTCGGGAAGTTAGCAGATCTCTGAGAGGAGAGGAGTCCGTGgataaagagacagagagagagacgtgtgCATCACTGACATGGGGCACTAAGTTCACTAATAAAAGTCCCCTGTTTACAGAACTCTAACGTCCTTCTGCGAATACAACACAGCGGCAGTCTCGCCCCCGACGCCTCGAACACACGCCCCAAATA
This genomic interval from Hoplias malabaricus isolate fHopMal1 chromosome 15, fHopMal1.hap1, whole genome shotgun sequence contains the following:
- the ublcp1 gene encoding ubiquitin-like domain-containing CTD phosphatase 1 isoform X2; amino-acid sequence: MSVSVIIKWGGQEYSISSLSEEDTVLDLKQSIKSLTGVLPERQKLLGLKVKGKPADDDTKLGTLKLKPNTKIMMMGSREESLEDVLAPPPENDDVVNDFDIEEEVIEVENREENLAKIARRIKDYKVEELNPPREGKKLLVLDVDYTLFDHKSCAETGQELMRPFLHEFLTSAYEDYDIVIWSATSMKWIDAKMKELGVTDNPNYKITFMLDSGAMITVHTPKRGIVEVKPLGVIWGKYGEFYNRKNTIMFDDIGRNFLMNPQNGLKVPRQEKSMKDTTSD
- the ublcp1 gene encoding ubiquitin-like domain-containing CTD phosphatase 1 isoform X1 — translated: MSVSVIIKWGGQEYSISSLSEEDTVLDLKQSIKSLTGVLPERQKLLGLKVKGKPADDDTKLGTLKLKPNTKIMMMGSREESLEDVLAPPPENDDVVNDFDIEEEVIEVENREENLAKIARRIKDYKVEELNPPREGKKLLVLDVDYTLFDHKSCAETGQELMRPFLHEFLTSAYEDYDIVIWSATSMKWIDAKMKELGVTDNPNYKITFMLDSGAMITVHTPKRGIVEVKPLGVIWGKYGEFYNRKNTIMFDDIGRNFLMNPQNGLKIRPFMKAHLNREKDKELLKLSHYLREIAKLDDLSGLNHKHWERYLAKKSQ